The Fimbriimonadaceae bacterium nucleotide sequence ATGGGACGCTGGACGCGGTGGAGTCGCTTATCGCGAGCAAGACCGCGCACCAGTTGGTGACCGCTGACGCGGCTGGCTTGGTCCAGGCCCTGGAAGACGCCGAGCTTGCCCGGATCTACCGCTCCTCCGCCATCGCGACCCCGGACAGCCAAGGCGTCGTCTGGGCGATGAAGCGGGCGGGGGCGAACGTCCAGCGGGTGAGCGGCGTCGACTTGCTCGACCGTATTTGCGCGTTGAGCGCGGACAAGGGCTACAGGGTCTTCTTCCTCGGTGCCGAACCGGGTGTGGCCCAATTGGCGGCCGAGCGGCTGATGCTGCGGCACCCCGGTTGCAACGTGGTGGGGACCCATCACGGCTTTTTCCCGGCGGAAGACGACAGCCTCGTCGCCCAAGAGGTCGCCCGGGCGAAGCCGGACGTGCTCTTCGTCGCGATGGGCATCCCGCGCCAGGAGAAGTTCATCGCGAGGACGCTGGGCGCCACGGGCGCCAAGGTCTCGGTCGGAGTCGGCGGCTCTCTGGACGTCTTCAGCGGCCGGGTCAAGCGGGCCCCGCGCCTCATCCAGGCGGTAAAGGCCGAGTGGGTTTGGCGGCTCCTCTTGAACCCGAAGAAGCTGGACAAGGTCCGGCTCTTGCCGCGCTTCGCGCTCGAAGTGCTCAGGTCGTCGCGGTGAGGATTTACACCCGGACGGGCGACAAGGGCGAAACGGGGTTGATCGGCGGGGCGCGCGTCGGCAAAGACGACGTCGTGATCGAAGCCCTGGGCGACCTCGATGAGCTCAACGCCGCGATCGGCATTGTCCGGTCACTTGGCGTCAGTGCCGAGCTCGACCACCTCCTCGCCCGGGTCCAGAGCGCCCTCTTTGACTGCGGGGCAGAGGTCGCCGCCGAACCGGGGAGCCGCTTCGCCAGGCCCGCGCCGGTCCAAGGGCTGACCGCCTCATTGGAAGGCTCGATCGACTCGCAAGAGAACGCCTTAGCCCCGCTTCGCAACTTCCTTCTGCCGGGGGGAGCCGGGCCAGCCGCCCACCTCCACCTTGCCCGGGCCGTGTGCCGTCGGGCCGAGCGCCATTTGGTGGCGTTAAACCGCCATCGGCCGGTCCGGCCAGAACTCATCGCCTTTGTCAACCGTCTTTCTGACTGGATGTTCCTTGCCGCGCGAACCGAAAACGCCCGATTAGGCACGCAAGAGTCCGTGTGGCGGGGAGGGTCGGAATGACCCCCCTTTTCGTGCTTCTGGCCGCTTGCCAGAACGATCCGCCGACGGCCAGCGAGCTCATCAGTCGGATGATCGCCCACTATTACGAAGCCAAGACGATCTCCGGCACGATCGACACCACGATCCAGATCGGGGTGGAGAAGGCCACGATCACGTCCGTGCTGGTCTTGGAGCGCCCGACGAGGCTCTTTATCGGGCAGACCACCTCGGTCGCGCCGAAGGCCAGGTTCCTGTTGACCTCCGACGGCAAAGAGTTCAGCTACAACAGACCCGTCCAGACCTCCCAAGACGTGGTCGGCTCCGGGGCCCGGCTGATCGAGCCGGTGACCGAGGAGACGACGCTCGGCGACATCTATCGCGCAGCCGGCCTGAGCCTGGCCGAGCGCTCTGTCCCGATCGACCTGGCCATCGCCGACGTCCGCGACCTGCGCCTCTTTAAGGAGCAGCTCGTCACGCTCGGCGAACCGGTCGAGGTTCCGGGCACGGAACCCAAGCAATACCGGATCGAAGGGGACTGGCGGCTCACCGCGCTTGAGCCGGTCACCGCCCAGTACCGCATCACGTGCAATGAGAAGGGCGACCTTCTTGAGTACGAACTTGCCCAAGGCGCAGAACAAGCGGGGGCGGTCGTCCGTAGAATCTGGAAGGTGGACTTTAAAGTCGACGAACCGGTCGAGAAGAAGGCGTTCACCGTGGTCCGGTAGGAGGGATCCTACGCCGTTTGTGGTATGAAGGAGGTGGACGTGGAAAAGCCGAAGGGTTGTAAGTCAGATAGCTTCAAGCCTTGCGCTGGCATGCGGTGCCGCATTGTCGGCGTCGATATCCTCGCGTGCGGCGCGTGCCGCCTCATGGAGATGGGCCTGACCCCGGGCACCGAGTTCACCGTCCTTAAGATTGCGCCGCTCGGCGACCCCTTTGAGATCGACTTGCGAGGCGGCCGCGTGTGCCTGCGAAGGCGCGAAGCGGAGTGCCTGACCGTCGAACCGGTGGTATAGCCCTTTGCCCAAGCCGGTCGCCTCTGTACGAAGGGCCGCGGTCGTCGCCCTGGTCGGCAACCCGAATTCCGGCAAGACCAGCGTCTTCAACGCCCTCACGGGCTCCCGCCAAAAGGTCGGCAACTATGCGGGCGTGACGGTCGAGAAGGTGACCGGCCGGTTCGAGGCGGACGGCGTGCCGATCGATCTCCTGGACGTCCCGGGCATGTACAGCATGCGTCCGGTCTCCACCGACGAGACCGTGGCGGCCGACGTCATAGCCGACGACGACAAGATCGAAGCCCTCGTCTGCGTCGTCGACGCCTCCAACCTCGAGCGCAACCTGTTCTTCTTCAGCCAGCTTCTCGGGGCGGGCCAACCGACCGTCGTGGCTCTAACCATGACCGACGTCCTCGCCCAAGAAGGGGCCGAGATCAACGTGGGCCGGCTTTCCGAGATCCTCGGCGTGGAAGTGGTCCCGGTGGTCTCGCACAAAGGCAAGGGGCTCGCCGAACTCCGTTCTGCGGTCGTCCGGAGCCTGGAGGCGCAGCGCCGTCCAGACGTCGACTTGGGCTTTCCGAACGTGGTCCGCGAACCGGTCTTCCGGCTCCACGAGCGGCTCGCCATGGCCGGCATCGACGCCACCAAGAGCCAGGTGCGTGAAGCCCTGCTGGACGAGAACGCGGCGCTCAACCGCCGTCTGGCGAACCTACCCGAGTTCGTCGAGGCCTTTGTCGAGGCCCGTCGGGAGGCGCTAGGCGCATCGGGCGACGGGCGGACCCTAGACGCCCAGACCCGCTACGCTTGGGCAGGGAGGGTGACCCGCGAAGTCCTGATCACGAGCGTCCAAGCCACCCGCCGCGTCAGCGACCGCATCGACGCCGTCCTCACCCACCGCATCTTCGGGCCGCTTGTCTTTTTCGCCCTGATGTACCTGGTGTTCCAGAGCATTTACACCTTGGCAAAGCCTTTGATGGACTTGATCGAGGCGGGAACGTCGGCTGTCTCTAGCGCGGTCTCCCCGGCCCTGGCCTTCAACCCGATCCTGCAATCGCTGGTCGTCGACGGGGTGCTGACCGGGATCGGGGCGGCGCTCGTCTTCCTTCCCCAGATCTGCATCCTTTTCTTCTTTATCGCGTTGCTGGAAGGCACGGGCTACCTCGCGCGGGCTGCCTTCCTCATGGACCGCATGCTCGGTTGGGCTGGGTTGAACGGGCGGGCGTTCATCCCGCTCCTCTCCTCGTTTGCCTGCGCGGTGCCGGGCATCATGGGGGCGCGGGTGATGCCCGACGAGCGGTCACGGCTGGCCACCGTCCTCGTGGCCCCGTTGATGTCGTGCTCCGCCCGGTTGCCGGTCTACGTGCTCATGATCGGAGCCTTCGTCGAGCCAAAGTTCGGCCCTATCGCGGCGGGTTTGACACTCTTCGGCATGCACTTCCTCGGGCTCTTGATCGCGGTGCCGACGGTGTGGGTGCTGAACCGTTTCGCTTTCCGGGCCCGTCGCATCCCGTTCGTGCTCGAGCTGCCCCGGTACCAGTGGCCGCGTGGCCGCGACGTGCTCCTCACCGTCTCCTCCCGGGCGAAGGTCTTCCTCACCACGGCCGGCACGGTGATCTTGGCGCTCTCTGTCGTCATCTGGGCTCTGACCTATTTCCCAAGGTCGGCCGAGGCGGAGGCCCGCTACGAAGCGGAGTACGCGAACGAAAGCGCGAGCTTCCGCTCAGAGGTCTTGGTCGAGAACTATGTCGCCCAACACCAGATCCGGGATAGCTATCTGGGACAGTTCGGCCGCTTCGTCGAGCCCGTCTTCCGGCCCGCCGGGTTCGATTGGCGCCTTACGACGGCGGTGTTGGCCGCTTTTCCGGCCCGAGAGGTCGTGGTCTCCGCCATGGGGATCATCTTCGACCTAGGCGGGGAAGTGGACGAGACGAGCCGCAGCCTGCCGGAGGCGCTGAGCAAGGCGACATGGCCCGACGGAAGGCCCTTGCTGACCCTTCCCACCGCCATCGCGCTTATGGTCTTCTTCGCGCTCTGCGCCCAGTGCATGGCGACCCTCGCCGCGATCCGGCGGGAGACCAACTCCTGGAAGTGGGCTGCCTTCTCGTTCGGATATATGACGGTGCTGGCATACGTCTTCGCCGTGCTGGTCTACCAGGTGGGAACCCGCATCACAGGATAGCTGCAAGGAGGCCGGGCCGCGGCCCCCTTGCGTATGGCTCCTAGCGACGAAGCTGCAGGCGGAGGCTGTCCACGAGCAACCGGGCGTTACCGGGCTGGTTCGGCACCACGATCCGGGCGTAGACGGACCCTTCGGGGTCGATGTACTTCGCGATGTCCGGGACGGAGACCAGGGTGGTGGTGTCGGTCGTCGGCACGGGCACGGTCGATACGGTGTCCCAGCTCCCATAGGGATAGGAGTTCGAAGACCAGTCGTAGAGCCGCACCGACTCATTGCCACTCGCGCCCGTATAGCGCCGCCGGACGCGGAGCTGCATGCCCGAGTTGGCGGGCACCTTGCGGAAGACCACCTGCAAGTCCAGGTTCGCCCCGTTCGTGGTCGCGGTCAAGACCTGGGCGTCGTCGTTCAAGGTGGAGAAGAAGTCGCCCGTCGCTGATCCGCCGGGCGTGCTGAACTCGATTGCGGGGAAGGCGAGACGCGGCACGACCGGGGGCTGGACGGTCGCCAGCAGGGTCTGGCCGTCCCAGACCTGGACCGGGGCGTTGACCTTCACGTCGTGCCGGTAGTCGACCCAGTCGCGGTCGCGATTGACGAGAAAAGCCTCGACCGCCCCTTGCGTCACGCGAAGGTTGGCGACGCCATTGAAGCCCCGGCCATAGATCCGGGCGATGGAATAGCGGGCGGGCAAGATCGACGAGGTCGAAAGCGAAATGCCGAAGTTCGTGATGTAGCGGACACGGACGCTCTTCGGGGGCGCCGGCGCCCCGAGAATGGCCCGCATGGCAGCCTCAGCGTCGACGAGACCATAGTTCGCATACTCGCCGAACGGAGCCTGGTTGAGGGTCGTGGCCGTGTCCTCGATCGCTTCGCGGACTTGGC carries:
- a CDS encoding WecB/TagA/CpsF family glycosyltransferase; translated protein: MGVPISTLDMDGTLDAVESLIASKTAHQLVTADAAGLVQALEDAELARIYRSSAIATPDSQGVVWAMKRAGANVQRVSGVDLLDRICALSADKGYRVFFLGAEPGVAQLAAERLMLRHPGCNVVGTHHGFFPAEDDSLVAQEVARAKPDVLFVAMGIPRQEKFIARTLGATGAKVSVGVGGSLDVFSGRVKRAPRLIQAVKAEWVWRLLLNPKKLDKVRLLPRFALEVLRSSR
- a CDS encoding FeoA domain-containing protein — its product is MRCRIVGVDILACGACRLMEMGLTPGTEFTVLKIAPLGDPFEIDLRGGRVCLRRREAECLTVEPVV
- the feoB gene encoding ferrous iron transport protein B, yielding MPKPVASVRRAAVVALVGNPNSGKTSVFNALTGSRQKVGNYAGVTVEKVTGRFEADGVPIDLLDVPGMYSMRPVSTDETVAADVIADDDKIEALVCVVDASNLERNLFFFSQLLGAGQPTVVALTMTDVLAQEGAEINVGRLSEILGVEVVPVVSHKGKGLAELRSAVVRSLEAQRRPDVDLGFPNVVREPVFRLHERLAMAGIDATKSQVREALLDENAALNRRLANLPEFVEAFVEARREALGASGDGRTLDAQTRYAWAGRVTREVLITSVQATRRVSDRIDAVLTHRIFGPLVFFALMYLVFQSIYTLAKPLMDLIEAGTSAVSSAVSPALAFNPILQSLVVDGVLTGIGAALVFLPQICILFFFIALLEGTGYLARAAFLMDRMLGWAGLNGRAFIPLLSSFACAVPGIMGARVMPDERSRLATVLVAPLMSCSARLPVYVLMIGAFVEPKFGPIAAGLTLFGMHFLGLLIAVPTVWVLNRFAFRARRIPFVLELPRYQWPRGRDVLLTVSSRAKVFLTTAGTVILALSVVIWALTYFPRSAEAEARYEAEYANESASFRSEVLVENYVAQHQIRDSYLGQFGRFVEPVFRPAGFDWRLTTAVLAAFPAREVVVSAMGIIFDLGGEVDETSRSLPEALSKATWPDGRPLLTLPTAIALMVFFALCAQCMATLAAIRRETNSWKWAAFSFGYMTVLAYVFAVLVYQVGTRITG
- a CDS encoding cob(I)yrinic acid a,c-diamide adenosyltransferase, whose product is MRIYTRTGDKGETGLIGGARVGKDDVVIEALGDLDELNAAIGIVRSLGVSAELDHLLARVQSALFDCGAEVAAEPGSRFARPAPVQGLTASLEGSIDSQENALAPLRNFLLPGGAGPAAHLHLARAVCRRAERHLVALNRHRPVRPELIAFVNRLSDWMFLAARTENARLGTQESVWRGGSE